The Arthrobacter sp. PM3 genome contains the following window.
CGGCGAGACGTACGCCTGGCTCCTGGCGCACGAGCCGGGGAAGTGGCCGTACCCCGGCACGCCCTGCTGGGTTTTCACCCACCACGAACAGTCCGCGCCGAAAGGCGCCAATGTGACCTTTGTGCGCGGCTCGGTCCGGGAATTCGCCGACGACCTCAAGGACGAAGCCGGCGGCCGGAACATCTGGGTGGTCGGCGGCGGCGTGCTGGCCGCGCAGTTCGCGGACGCCGGGCTGCTGGACGAACTGTTTCTCTCCGTCATTCCCGTGGTGCTGGGCGGCGGCAAGCAGCTGCTGCCCATGACCGGCCCGACGCCGCCGCTGGAGCTGACCGCGTCCCGCACCCTGGGCCGGGGCATCGTGGAGCTGCGCTACCGTTTCCCGGGCAAGAGCTAGCCGGCGATATCGCGGATCAGGTTCGTGATCCGGGCGGTGGACAGCCGCCGGCCCTGTTCATCGGTCATGACGATCTCATGCGTCGTCAGCGTCCGGCCGAGGTGGATCGCCTTGCAGGTGCCGGTGACGGTGCCTGCGGCGACGGAGCGGTGATGCGTGGCCCCGACCTCGATCCCGAGCGCCTGCCGGCGCGGGCCCGCGTGCAGTCCGGCGGCGAAGGAGCCCAGGGTCTCGGCCAGGACCACGTGCGCGCCGCCGTGCAGGATGCCGGCCACCTGGGTGTTCCCCTCCACGGGCATGGTGGCCACGGTCCGCTCCGGACTCATTTCCAGGAAGCGGATTCCCATCTTCACCACGAGGGCGCCGACGCCGTACTGGCCCAGCCACTCGTGCATGTGCTCGGGAACCCCGGCCGCCGCAAGCTCCGCCGCGAAGGGTGCGGGCGTGAAATTGTCCATCATGGGAACTAGGCTGGCACCTGTGAGTGAAACTACCAAACCGGCCCCTTCTCCTGCCAGCACCCTGACCGCAGACGCCGCAGACGCCGCGGACGCCGTCGCCGACGCCGTGACCGGACCGGCCGCCGCCAAGGCCGGTGCCCCGGCCAGTAAGCCGCGCCGTGCCGCCGCGGAGGTCTCCGCGACAGACGCGCCGGTGGTGCCCCTCACGGACCAGCCCCGGCTCCTTGTCCTGGATGGACACTCGATGGCCTTCCGCGCGTTCTACGCGCTGCCGGCCGAGAACTTCGCCACTTCCACCGGCCAGCACACCAACGCCGTCCATGGTTTCACGTCCATGCTGATCAACCTCATCAAGGAACAGAAGCCCACGCACGTCGCTGTGGCGTTCGACGTCTCCGATGACACTACGTTCCGCAAGGCCGAGTACGACGGCTACAAGGGCGGCCGCAATGAGACGCCCAGGGAGTTCAGCGGCCAGATCGACCTCATCGAAAAGGTCATGACCGCCTGGGGCATCAGAACCATCAAGATGCCCGGCTACGAGGCCGACGACATCCTCGCCACGCTCGCCGCCCAGGGCGACGAAGCCGGCTACGAGGTCCTGCTCGTCTCGGGGGACCGCGACACCTTCCAGCTCATCACCGACAACGTTTTCGTGCTGTACCCGAAACAGGGCGTCAGCAACATCCCCCGGATGGACGCCGAGGCGATCGAAACCAAGTACTTCGTGTCCCCGCCGCGCTATTCGGACCTCGCCGCACTCGTCGGGGAGACCGCGGACAACCTGCCCGGCGTGCCCGGCGTCGGGCCCAAGACTGCCGCGAAGTGGATCAACCAGTACGGCGGCCTCGAGGGGATCCTGGAAAACCTCGAATCGATCGGCGGGAAGGTGGGCGATGCCCTCCGCGAGCACATCGAGTCCGTCAAGCGGAACCGCCGGCTCAACCGCCTCCTGACCGACCTCGAGCTTCCCGTGTCCCTGGCGGACCTCGAGGAGCCCCGCCCGGACCATGACGCCATCGAGGAAATCTTCGACCGGCTGGAATTCAAGACCCTCCGCACCCGGCTCTTCGCGCTCTACGGCAACGAACCGGCCGACGCCGGATCGGACAGCATCGAGATTCCCGAGTTCTCGACGCTCGGCTCCGCGGACGAGCTGCAGGCCTTCTTCGACGCCGGCAAGGGCCTCCGGTCCGCCGTCGCCGTCGACTTCGTGCCCGGACGGATTGTCGACGACGCGTCGGCGCTGGCCGTGGTCCGCAAAGACGCCGCCGCCTACATCGAGCTCACCGGCCTAGACGCCGCGGCGGACGCCGTGCTGGCCGGCTGGCTCCGGGACTCCGGCGCCGCGAAAGTCTTGCACGGTTTCAAACCGGCGCTGAAGGCCTTCAAAGCCCGCGGCCTCGATCTCGACGGCGTGGTGGACGACACCGCGATCTCCGGGTACCTGATCCAGCCGGACCGCCGCAGCTATGAACTCGCCGAGCTCGCCCAGCACCACCTCAAGCTCACCGTGTCCGCCGAGGCGGCCAAGACCGGTCAGCTGGAGCTCGCCTTCGGCGGCGAGGACGACGGTGCCGCCGCCGGCGCGCTGGTCCAGCAGGCCGCCGTCGTGCACGTCCTCAGCCACCACTTCGAAACGGAACTGAAGACCCGCAAAGCCCAGGAGCTC
Protein-coding sequences here:
- the polA gene encoding DNA polymerase I yields the protein MAFRAFYALPAENFATSTGQHTNAVHGFTSMLINLIKEQKPTHVAVAFDVSDDTTFRKAEYDGYKGGRNETPREFSGQIDLIEKVMTAWGIRTIKMPGYEADDILATLAAQGDEAGYEVLLVSGDRDTFQLITDNVFVLYPKQGVSNIPRMDAEAIETKYFVSPPRYSDLAALVGETADNLPGVPGVGPKTAAKWINQYGGLEGILENLESIGGKVGDALREHIESVKRNRRLNRLLTDLELPVSLADLEEPRPDHDAIEEIFDRLEFKTLRTRLFALYGNEPADAGSDSIEIPEFSTLGSADELQAFFDAGKGLRSAVAVDFVPGRIVDDASALAVVRKDAAAYIELTGLDAAADAVLAGWLRDSGAAKVLHGFKPALKAFKARGLDLDGVVDDTAISGYLIQPDRRSYELAELAQHHLKLTVSAEAAKTGQLELAFGGEDDGAAAGALVQQAAVVHVLSHHFETELKTRKAQELLTSLELPVSRVLAQMELTGIAVSMERMDEQLADLAKVIDNAQEQAFAAIGHEVNLGSPKQLQTVLFDELGLPKTKKIKSGYTTDAASLKSLLEKTGHEFLVQLMAHRESSKLRQMVESLKKSVADDGRIHTTYAQNVAATGRISSNNPNLQNIPVRSEEGRRVRSIFVVSDGYDCLLSADYSQIEMRIMAHLSGDAGLIQAYKDGEDLHRYVGSHIFHVPPAEVTSAMRSKVKAMSYGLAYGLTSFGLSKQLEISVDEARTLMKEYFERFGAVRDYLRGVVDQARIDGYTATIEGRRRYLPDLTSTDRQLREIAERVALNSPIQGSAADIIKRAMLGVSGALAEQGLKSRMLLQVHDELVLEVAEGEREAVEKLVTVQMGSAADLSVPLDVQIGIGSSWHEAGH
- a CDS encoding dihydrofolate reductase family protein, with product MASFQYFVASSIDGFIATDDDNLAWLLQFDGFDGGQDSYDAFLAGVGCIVMGGETYAWLLAHEPGKWPYPGTPCWVFTHHEQSAPKGANVTFVRGSVREFADDLKDEAGGRNIWVVGGGVLAAQFADAGLLDELFLSVIPVVLGGGKQLLPMTGPTPPLELTASRTLGRGIVELRYRFPGKS
- a CDS encoding hotdog fold thioesterase → MMDNFTPAPFAAELAAAGVPEHMHEWLGQYGVGALVVKMGIRFLEMSPERTVATMPVEGNTQVAGILHGGAHVVLAETLGSFAAGLHAGPRRQALGIEVGATHHRSVAAGTVTGTCKAIHLGRTLTTHEIVMTDEQGRRLSTARITNLIRDIAG